In one window of Hyalangium ruber DNA:
- a CDS encoding DUF2127 domain-containing protein: MPPLSPGPSERPFGLKLIIGYKFTKATLMLGLALFLTVAPESAGALAKHLATELSSGGTFMRRIGAWLGAHSLGTLVAEARLAAWLDGLTTALEGGLIYRGKAWGEWVVIALLSVLIPAELVSMARRPSEAKVLVLVLNAAVVAYLVWLRLRAGRARKEMF, from the coding sequence ATGCCGCCACTGTCCCCAGGCCCGTCCGAGCGGCCCTTCGGACTCAAGCTCATCATCGGCTACAAGTTCACCAAAGCGACGCTGATGCTGGGCCTGGCGCTCTTCCTGACGGTCGCGCCCGAGAGCGCGGGCGCCCTGGCGAAGCACCTCGCCACCGAGCTCTCCTCGGGAGGGACGTTCATGCGCCGAATCGGAGCGTGGCTCGGGGCGCACAGCCTGGGCACCCTCGTGGCCGAGGCCCGGCTGGCGGCCTGGCTCGACGGGCTCACCACCGCGCTCGAAGGCGGGCTCATCTACCGGGGCAAGGCGTGGGGTGAATGGGTGGTGATCGCGCTGCTGAGCGTGCTCATCCCCGCGGAGCTCGTCTCCATGGCCCGGCGCCCGTCCGAGGCGAAGGTGCTCGTCCTCGTCCTCAACGCGGCCGTCGTCGCCTACCTCGTCTGGCTCCGGCTCCGGGCGGGAAGAGCCCGGAAAGAAATGTTTTAA
- a CDS encoding choice-of-anchor A family protein, with translation MTEPLTQPALEAASTVRQEVNSLKKVLILGSSVSGGTSSREAAAASALGIPVEVVTPAQWSTMTAEQFMSYRALIIGDGTCEPGERAFQAAIDTRDRWGAIVDGNVVIIGTNPTTNGTEQLVENAISFATAIPKLTGMYVALGCAYQGAAPNTPVPLLQPFGNFTVAGADCGAHTAGHVFSQYPALVTEGLSDGALSGRECAARSVFTSYPERNFSIAAVAVDANGSLPGSQLHFDYDWQESFAGTPYILTYGTASLGLGCGGDSNHVSSGEECDLGDNGNGQPALQLVPEPTCSWSCRESWCGDGILDPAIGEECDDGVRNGRETDASANIGACTAFCKIPDFAPQDGPPVALCRDVTVVAEYTCGVEAFIDNGSMDADGDLVGCTQSPAGPYAIGTTSVTLTCTDAASRSATCTSLVTVVDRVVPTVTLVGPVSQTLECGSAYTDPGATAGDLCVGDLTAAIVRTGSVNAHTPGIYSVSYDVEDSAGNSPEEVTRTVTVSDTLPPVLTLNGPASQTLECGTPYANPGATASDLCAGDLSASIVTSGAVNVALPGNYTLSYAVVDPAGQGTTLGRTVKVQDTLAPQLQVRPGPSVLECNGAPYVDPGATASDVCAGNLTPNIVVTSNLNQTQAGQYSVTYRVTDNAGNVSTAVRSLTVGSCATCINVNLSDYNLFLLGDYNGGHDVEGKVAVGGNLTMTDFSMAHSVPDGSTARSVVAGGNLTLSRGGVWGEAWYGGSFSADTTVVYPRGRSVSQGTPIDFAARFAELRGLSTKLAGLTVNGTTRRETWGGVMLRGTNAQVNVFKVNASAFTGAKLLSIEAPAGSLVVVNIYGASATFTGFGHSFSGGINQNGILYNFVDTTSITAQGYGFWGTVLAPYAHVNFSDGSFDGGLYALSLTGNAEGHINVLTNRQICR, from the coding sequence TTGACTGAACCCCTGACGCAGCCGGCGCTGGAAGCCGCGAGCACGGTGCGCCAGGAGGTCAACAGCCTCAAGAAGGTGCTGATCCTGGGCTCGTCCGTGAGTGGTGGGACCTCGAGCCGCGAGGCCGCGGCCGCGAGCGCCCTGGGGATACCGGTGGAGGTGGTCACCCCCGCCCAGTGGAGCACGATGACGGCCGAGCAGTTCATGAGCTACCGCGCGCTCATCATCGGCGACGGCACGTGCGAGCCAGGGGAGCGCGCGTTCCAGGCGGCCATCGACACCCGCGACAGGTGGGGAGCGATCGTCGACGGCAACGTCGTCATCATCGGCACCAACCCGACGACCAATGGCACCGAGCAGCTCGTGGAGAACGCCATCTCCTTCGCGACCGCGATTCCCAAGCTGACCGGCATGTACGTGGCGCTGGGCTGCGCCTACCAGGGCGCAGCGCCGAACACGCCGGTGCCGCTGCTGCAGCCGTTCGGAAATTTCACGGTGGCGGGTGCCGATTGCGGCGCCCATACCGCTGGGCACGTCTTCTCGCAGTACCCGGCCCTCGTCACGGAGGGGCTCTCGGATGGAGCGCTCAGCGGCAGGGAGTGCGCCGCGCGCTCGGTGTTCACCAGCTACCCGGAGCGCAACTTCTCCATCGCGGCGGTCGCGGTGGATGCGAATGGTTCGCTGCCCGGCTCGCAGCTCCACTTCGACTACGACTGGCAGGAGAGCTTCGCGGGCACGCCCTACATCCTCACGTACGGCACCGCGTCGCTGGGCCTGGGCTGCGGCGGTGACTCGAACCACGTGTCCTCTGGCGAGGAGTGCGACCTGGGGGACAACGGCAACGGCCAGCCGGCGCTCCAGCTCGTGCCGGAGCCGACGTGCTCCTGGTCGTGCCGCGAGAGCTGGTGTGGCGATGGCATCTTGGATCCCGCCATCGGCGAGGAGTGCGATGACGGCGTCCGCAACGGCCGTGAGACGGACGCCAGCGCCAACATCGGCGCGTGTACCGCGTTCTGCAAGATTCCCGACTTCGCGCCCCAGGACGGCCCGCCGGTAGCCCTCTGCCGGGATGTGACGGTCGTGGCCGAGTACACCTGCGGCGTGGAGGCCTTCATCGACAACGGCTCGATGGACGCGGACGGTGACCTGGTGGGCTGCACGCAGAGTCCGGCCGGTCCGTACGCCATCGGCACGACCTCGGTGACGCTGACCTGCACCGACGCCGCGAGCAGGAGCGCCACGTGTACCAGCCTGGTGACGGTGGTGGACCGGGTGGTGCCGACAGTGACGCTGGTGGGCCCGGTCAGCCAGACGCTGGAGTGTGGCTCGGCGTATACGGATCCGGGCGCCACCGCGGGTGATCTCTGTGTGGGGGACCTGACGGCGGCCATCGTTCGGACGGGCTCGGTGAACGCCCACACGCCGGGGATCTACTCGGTGAGCTATGACGTGGAGGACTCGGCCGGGAACAGCCCTGAGGAGGTGACGCGCACGGTCACCGTGAGCGACACGCTGCCGCCAGTGCTGACGCTCAATGGCCCGGCCAGCCAGACGCTGGAGTGCGGCACCCCGTACGCCAACCCGGGCGCCACAGCCTCGGATCTCTGCGCTGGAGACCTGAGCGCCTCCATCGTCACCTCCGGTGCCGTCAACGTCGCGCTGCCGGGCAACTACACGCTGAGCTACGCGGTGGTGGACCCCGCTGGCCAGGGCACCACCCTCGGCAGGACGGTGAAGGTCCAGGACACCCTGGCGCCCCAGCTCCAGGTGCGCCCCGGGCCGTCCGTGCTCGAGTGCAATGGCGCGCCCTACGTGGACCCTGGCGCTACGGCCTCGGACGTCTGCGCCGGCAACCTCACCCCGAACATCGTCGTCACCAGCAACCTCAACCAGACCCAGGCGGGCCAGTACTCGGTCACCTACCGCGTGACGGACAACGCGGGGAACGTGAGCACCGCCGTCCGCTCACTCACGGTGGGCTCTTGCGCCACCTGCATCAACGTCAACCTGAGCGACTACAACCTCTTCCTGCTCGGCGACTACAACGGGGGACACGACGTGGAGGGCAAGGTGGCCGTGGGTGGCAACCTCACCATGACGGACTTCTCGATGGCCCATTCGGTGCCGGACGGCTCAACGGCCCGCTCGGTGGTGGCCGGCGGCAACCTGACGCTCTCCCGCGGTGGTGTCTGGGGAGAGGCTTGGTACGGGGGGAGCTTCAGCGCCGACACCACGGTGGTCTACCCACGAGGCCGCAGCGTGTCCCAGGGCACGCCCATCGACTTCGCCGCCCGGTTCGCGGAGCTGCGCGGCCTGTCCACGAAGCTCGCGGGCCTGACGGTCAACGGCACCACGCGACGCGAGACGTGGGGCGGCGTCATGCTGCGCGGCACGAACGCCCAGGTGAATGTCTTCAAGGTCAACGCCAGCGCCTTCACCGGCGCCAAGCTGCTGTCCATCGAAGCGCCCGCTGGCTCGCTGGTGGTGGTCAACATCTACGGTGCCTCGGCCACCTTCACGGGCTTCGGGCACTCGTTCAGCGGCGGCATCAACCAGAACGGCATCCTCTACAACTTCGTGGACACCACCTCCATCACCGCGCAGGGCTACGGCTTCTGGGGCACGGTGCTGGCGCCCTACGCTCACGTCAACTTCAGCGATGGCAGCTTCGATGGAGGCCTCTACGCCCTGTCGCTGACGGGCAACGCCGAGGGCCACATCAACGTGCTGACCAACCGGCAGATCTGCCGGTAG